A genomic stretch from Terriglobus sp. RCC_193 includes:
- a CDS encoding carboxylesterase/lipase family protein → MGRITGNGTISRRDALKLSATAGLGLSMPLAVVASDSVKTAAHSGPGTLSTPRSAIAKTQYGKVRGFLDGGVFTFKGVPYGATTAGENRWLPAKAPAAWTDEMLTLTYGGNCPQNLHSWTGAQTFIQDWDDGWISEDMLKLNIWTPSLTGKRPVMFYIHGGGFSFGSSYELPSHEGANMARFHDVVQVSVNHRLNILGFLDVAEIGGSAYEDSVNVGMTDLVVALKWVHENIANFGGDPDRVMIYGQSGGGSKVTTLMGMPNANGLFSRAAAQSGGGGNIPTREQQREVSRQLMKDLGLHKNDIGALQKMEWARLNAAGNAAVMKVNPAGAPMSGPMGSPPRAGWSPSIDGKNITMRSFYDGAPDISKNVPMLVGSVSEEGNRMSQHPTEEQWHANLAKAYGEEKATALVSTLKQAYPHKAIQTLSYMCSGAPGLNGLAMRNNVVKMAKQKHDLNAAPAYAYYFTWQTPILDGLPGAWHTAELQFCFDNAKRCEQGTGNTPEAQALAKKMASCWATFAATGKPSTATLKWSPSDPTNNQTMIFDNQCHMVNDPDGAARKIILA, encoded by the coding sequence ATGGGCAGAATCACAGGAAACGGAACCATCAGCCGACGTGATGCGCTGAAGCTGTCAGCAACAGCTGGGCTGGGGTTGTCCATGCCGCTGGCAGTCGTGGCATCGGACAGCGTAAAGACCGCGGCACACAGCGGCCCGGGAACGCTTTCCACGCCGCGATCCGCCATTGCGAAGACGCAGTACGGCAAGGTGCGTGGCTTCCTGGATGGAGGTGTCTTCACCTTCAAAGGAGTGCCCTACGGCGCGACGACGGCGGGCGAGAATCGCTGGCTGCCTGCGAAGGCCCCTGCGGCATGGACCGATGAAATGTTGACGCTGACCTATGGCGGCAACTGTCCACAGAATCTGCATAGCTGGACCGGCGCGCAAACCTTCATCCAGGACTGGGACGACGGCTGGATCAGCGAAGACATGCTGAAGCTGAACATCTGGACACCGAGCCTGACGGGGAAGCGCCCGGTAATGTTCTACATTCACGGTGGCGGCTTCTCGTTTGGATCGTCGTACGAACTGCCTTCGCACGAGGGCGCGAACATGGCTCGCTTCCACGATGTGGTGCAGGTCTCCGTGAACCACCGGCTTAATATCCTGGGCTTCCTGGATGTTGCGGAGATTGGTGGATCGGCCTATGAAGACTCAGTCAATGTGGGCATGACCGATCTTGTCGTCGCGCTGAAATGGGTGCACGAGAATATCGCAAACTTTGGCGGCGACCCGGATCGGGTGATGATCTATGGCCAGTCAGGCGGCGGATCAAAGGTCACGACGCTGATGGGCATGCCCAACGCGAATGGCCTGTTCAGCCGCGCAGCCGCGCAGTCCGGTGGCGGCGGCAACATCCCCACGCGGGAGCAGCAGCGTGAGGTGAGCCGGCAGTTGATGAAAGACCTGGGGCTCCATAAGAACGACATCGGCGCACTGCAGAAGATGGAATGGGCCAGGCTGAATGCGGCTGGCAATGCCGCTGTCATGAAGGTGAATCCGGCCGGAGCTCCGATGAGTGGTCCGATGGGCAGTCCGCCGCGCGCCGGTTGGTCGCCCAGCATTGACGGCAAAAACATCACCATGCGTTCGTTCTATGACGGCGCGCCCGATATCTCAAAAAACGTACCCATGCTGGTGGGTTCGGTCAGCGAAGAGGGCAACCGCATGTCGCAACATCCCACCGAGGAACAGTGGCACGCCAACCTGGCAAAGGCCTACGGCGAGGAAAAAGCAACAGCACTGGTGTCGACACTGAAGCAGGCATACCCGCATAAGGCGATCCAGACACTGTCATACATGTGCAGCGGAGCACCTGGTTTGAATGGCCTCGCCATGCGCAACAACGTGGTGAAGATGGCAAAGCAGAAGCATGACCTGAACGCTGCGCCCGCATACGCCTACTACTTCACATGGCAGACGCCCATCCTGGATGGTCTGCCGGGAGCGTGGCACACGGCAGAACTGCAGTTCTGCTTCGACAACGCAAAGCGCTGCGAGCAAGGCACGGGCAACACGCCGGAAGCGCAGGCGTTAGCAAAGAAGATGGCATCATGTTGGGCCACGTTTGCCGCGACAGGCAAGCCGAGTACTGCCACGCTGAAGTGGTCACCCAGCGACCCCACAAACAATCAAACCATGATCTTCGACAATCAGTGCCACATGGTCAACGATCCTGACGGCGCAGCGCGAAAGATCATCCTGGCATAA
- a CDS encoding MFS transporter, translating into MTKTQTADLSLMQHSDLRRRFLFMLPAVFVTYSLAYLDRANFGLGAAAGLSETLHITGAQTSLISASFFLGYFLFQIPGAAFARKHGAAKLVFTALLTWGVLASLTGVIRNFWLLVVDRFFIGVAESIIFPVILLLLTRWFTKGERSRANTFLILGNPVTVLWMSALTGKLIDSLGWQKTFIVEGLPSIIWAFVWIIFIKDFPSQTGWLKRESVATLDAVLLAEQAEVAEVKAVREALFRPDVLLLAVQYFCWSLGIYGFVLWLPTIVRQGSGADMGTTGLLTAIPYAVAAVFMLVASSISDKTMKRAPVVWPFLMMAGFAMLGSYFASGKSFPVAFVCLVLAGAGMYAPYGPYFAIIPERVPKNITGEVMAMINSAGALGGFVGSYFVGWLQAATGGPKAGFLLMSIAVIVSSLLILLLPRQRTLSA; encoded by the coding sequence GTGACGAAGACCCAAACAGCCGATCTCTCCTTGATGCAACACAGTGATCTACGCCGGCGCTTTCTGTTCATGCTGCCTGCGGTGTTCGTGACATACAGCCTTGCCTATCTTGACCGCGCGAACTTTGGCCTGGGGGCAGCCGCGGGCCTGTCGGAGACGCTACACATCACGGGCGCGCAGACATCGCTGATCAGTGCGTCGTTCTTCCTGGGATACTTTTTGTTTCAAATTCCGGGTGCGGCCTTTGCGCGCAAACATGGCGCCGCGAAGCTGGTCTTCACGGCGCTGCTCACCTGGGGCGTGCTCGCCTCGTTAACCGGCGTGATACGGAACTTCTGGCTGCTGGTCGTCGACCGCTTCTTCATCGGCGTCGCGGAAAGCATTATCTTTCCGGTTATCCTTCTGCTGTTGACGCGGTGGTTCACCAAGGGCGAACGGTCGCGTGCTAACACCTTCCTGATCCTGGGCAATCCGGTGACCGTCCTCTGGATGTCTGCCCTGACCGGCAAGCTGATTGACTCGCTTGGCTGGCAGAAGACGTTCATTGTGGAAGGGCTACCCTCCATCATCTGGGCCTTCGTATGGATCATCTTCATTAAGGATTTCCCCTCGCAAACAGGATGGCTTAAGCGTGAATCCGTGGCCACACTGGACGCTGTTCTGCTGGCCGAGCAGGCGGAGGTTGCCGAGGTAAAGGCAGTGCGTGAGGCGCTGTTCCGGCCCGATGTACTACTGCTGGCGGTGCAGTATTTCTGCTGGAGCCTGGGCATTTATGGTTTCGTGCTGTGGCTGCCGACGATCGTTCGGCAGGGTTCGGGCGCTGACATGGGCACCACAGGCCTGTTGACGGCGATCCCCTATGCCGTCGCTGCCGTCTTCATGCTGGTTGCCTCCTCCATCTCCGACAAGACGATGAAGCGGGCGCCAGTGGTGTGGCCATTCCTGATGATGGCTGGCTTCGCCATGCTTGGGTCCTACTTTGCATCCGGCAAGAGCTTTCCAGTTGCGTTTGTCTGCCTGGTGCTGGCGGGAGCGGGCATGTATGCGCCGTACGGGCCATATTTCGCCATTATTCCTGAGCGTGTTCCGAAGAACATCACCGGCGAAGTTATGGCCATGATCAACTCTGCCGGCGCGCTGGGCGGCTTTGTGGGCAGCTACTTTGTAGGCTGGCTGCAAGCAGCCACAGGCGGCCCCAAGGCGGGTTTTCTGCTCATGTCGATTGCTGTCATCGTGTCGTCGCTCTTGATCTTGCTGCTACCTCGTCAACGAACTCTCTCAGCGTAA
- a CDS encoding fumarylacetoacetate hydrolase family protein, translating into MKLYNTKRGLLIESEGKFYNAATARLDEILGGGDILAIAREAVKGSPVDTPSSEELLAPVQNQEVWASGVTYYRSRNARIEESKDSGGGDFYDRVYTAERPELFFKSVGSRVVRPGGSVRIRKDSKWNVPEPELVLVINSDGEIVGLTVGNDMSSRDIEGENPLYLPQAKVYDGSCAIGPCILILEGPIDKNSAIWLEIQRNGVAAFEGSTTLRELKRDPKELVSYLYREMTFAEGAMLFTGTGIVPGDDFTLDQGDKVLITIDGIGTLENVIA; encoded by the coding sequence ATGAAGCTCTACAACACAAAGCGTGGTCTTTTGATCGAGTCAGAAGGTAAGTTCTACAACGCCGCTACAGCCAGGCTGGATGAAATCCTGGGTGGCGGGGACATCCTCGCCATCGCACGAGAGGCGGTGAAGGGATCACCGGTGGATACGCCTTCCTCCGAGGAACTACTGGCACCGGTACAGAACCAGGAAGTCTGGGCCTCCGGCGTCACCTACTATCGCAGCCGCAACGCGCGCATTGAGGAGTCAAAGGATTCCGGCGGCGGTGATTTCTACGATCGTGTCTACACGGCAGAGCGTCCGGAACTGTTCTTCAAGTCGGTCGGTTCACGCGTGGTTAGACCCGGTGGCTCCGTTCGCATTCGCAAGGATTCCAAGTGGAATGTGCCGGAGCCGGAGCTGGTGCTGGTGATCAACAGCGACGGCGAAATTGTGGGGCTGACCGTGGGCAACGACATGAGTTCGCGAGACATCGAAGGCGAGAACCCGCTCTACCTGCCGCAGGCAAAGGTGTACGACGGTAGCTGCGCCATCGGCCCGTGCATCCTCATCCTGGAAGGGCCGATCGACAAGAACTCAGCCATATGGCTGGAGATTCAGCGCAACGGTGTCGCGGCCTTTGAAGGCAGCACCACGCTGCGGGAACTGAAGCGCGATCCGAAGGAACTGGTCAGCTACCTGTATCGCGAGATGACGTTCGCAGAGGGCGCCATGTTGTTTACGGGCACCGGCATTGTGCCGGGCGACGACTTCACTCTGGACCAGGGCGATAAGGTACTGATTACCATTGACGGCATCGGGACACTGGAAAACGTCATCGCGTAA
- a CDS encoding LacI family DNA-binding transcriptional regulator, which translates to MAIRKRAATAKKSKAKLDIRTVATAAGVSVATVSRVMNKVPTVDAQLSKKVWEAVQRLGYVPNTQARALVSGRSRLLGVIISDITNPFFPELIQGFEDKAIDVGYEALIGSTNYDLQRMEQCVQRMLERQVEGVAVMTFGIEQPILERLSSEGIPMVFIDVAPRKKNISIIHVNYDQGIREAVQHLAALGHRRIGYITGPHLLHSANARLDAFLSAAERVGIRVPESCIFHGDHTSEGGSRGVEHLLSIKQPPTAIMCSNDVSALGAMHAISRAGLSIPDDISLIGFDDIKLTEYVLPPLTTIRMSGRDIAASAVYALLNPGTAPKQVETSLIVRQTTGVPPKAALAKTSSSRSSSPKRHR; encoded by the coding sequence TTGGCCATACGGAAACGCGCAGCCACGGCGAAGAAGTCGAAGGCAAAACTGGACATTCGCACGGTAGCCACGGCGGCCGGCGTTTCCGTGGCTACTGTTTCCCGCGTAATGAACAAGGTCCCGACCGTCGATGCGCAGCTGAGCAAGAAGGTTTGGGAAGCGGTGCAGCGGCTGGGCTACGTACCCAACACGCAGGCGCGCGCACTGGTATCCGGCCGCAGCAGACTGCTGGGCGTCATCATCTCCGACATCACCAACCCCTTCTTCCCGGAGCTGATTCAAGGCTTCGAGGACAAAGCAATTGATGTGGGCTACGAGGCCCTCATTGGGTCTACCAATTACGATCTGCAGCGCATGGAGCAATGCGTCCAGAGAATGCTGGAGCGCCAGGTCGAAGGTGTTGCCGTGATGACCTTTGGCATTGAGCAGCCCATCCTGGAGCGGCTTTCCTCGGAAGGCATCCCGATGGTCTTCATTGATGTGGCGCCACGGAAGAAGAACATCTCCATCATCCATGTGAATTATGACCAGGGCATTCGCGAGGCGGTGCAGCACCTGGCTGCGCTGGGCCACAGGCGCATTGGGTACATCACCGGGCCACATCTGTTGCACTCTGCAAATGCTCGGCTGGATGCCTTTCTATCCGCAGCCGAGCGTGTCGGCATCCGTGTGCCGGAGAGTTGCATCTTCCACGGCGATCACACATCAGAAGGCGGTTCTCGCGGCGTGGAGCACCTGCTAAGTATCAAGCAGCCGCCGACCGCCATTATGTGTTCGAACGACGTGAGCGCTCTGGGTGCCATGCACGCCATCTCGCGAGCGGGACTGTCCATTCCGGACGACATCTCCCTCATTGGCTTCGACGATATCAAGCTGACGGAGTACGTCCTGCCGCCGCTGACCACCATCCGCATGTCAGGCCGGGACATTGCAGCAAGTGCCGTGTATGCGTTGCTGAACCCGGGCACTGCTCCAAAGCAGGTGGAGACGAGCCTGATCGTTCGGCAGACGACCGGTGTTCCCCCCAAGGCTGCCTTGGCTAAGACGTCTTCTTCTCGCTCATCATCACCCAAACGTCATCGCTGA
- a CDS encoding glycosyl hydrolase family 28-related protein, which yields MRVLFLLLLLIVTAMSQAQSIYLTKPDDALAVTASGLRGDGVADDTAALQAAIDKVADTTGSGVVFLPQGRYRVTKTVYLWSGIRIFGYGAQRPVLVLAPNTPGFQSGHDFLGTGRYMLQFAANKPVAGAAIMDANEFTFYSGLSNIDFEIGAGNPAAIVVRFHVAQHSFLDHMHFSVGEGRAALEDVGNQAENLDIDGGEYGIVSVRTAPAWQFLLMDSRIHGQRRAAIHTQEVGMTLVRDEITDVPVAIETPQNMPEQFYAKDLLLKNISKTAFVLGDTTSQHNQVTLDNILCDHVAAFVDDPVGGLKSAAMPRSTDRYYTVANMTAGQQILPDGREGALRLILSGKKRLPSAPTLPPSDIRDMPPVSKWTNVRTLGATGDGGTDDTAALQRAIDSHRVLYFPTGMYRLRGTLHTKPDTVLVGLNPATAVLMVQDNDANFTGTGAAVPLLETAPNGHEIVSGIGVFTGDIAPRAAGVVWRSGSHSLMHDVNFPAGMRVRPAIAPKLVRSTVPFAQRPDMRASQYPSLWVRDGGGGLFRDVWTADTTARSGLLVEHTQTPSVAYQISCEHHMQNEVQFHDAANWTVYALQTEEEKPNGADATALELVNAKNITFANLFNYRVSRNVIPKLAATTAKGSDNIHFANVHVFSMTRLAFDNSLIDEDNDTKIRTHDFTSFLLHLGTHPPVKEMRLPVFASELKKLISGYRDVSGLTVDGHGTLYFADATLATVAQWDEPTGTAKVLTKTVPEPMALAWPGSGDTLLAVDRDKAVYSVNTKTGAAEKLTDGGLKQDVQLLIPVGFHNDISSIQRLVAHQGFVYAGRSNMALVSATENEPRSYFYAPGTDTAVIAGGSWKGLQQSVQLKAFRVGDSALAVSEEDDKVYRVSLDALTHLTATTFIPRSGTSVVQDADGNVYVAGAQLFVYDRAGKPLGTVEVPERPSSLAISGNTLYIGARSSLYSITLKSSAAK from the coding sequence ATGCGCGTTTTATTTCTGCTTCTTCTGTTGATCGTCACTGCGATGTCCCAGGCACAATCCATTTACCTTACAAAGCCAGACGATGCCCTGGCCGTGACGGCGAGTGGACTGCGCGGCGACGGCGTTGCCGATGACACTGCGGCGCTGCAGGCGGCCATCGACAAGGTTGCGGATACCACAGGCAGCGGCGTCGTCTTCCTGCCACAGGGGCGTTATCGCGTTACGAAGACGGTATACCTGTGGTCGGGCATTCGCATCTTCGGGTATGGTGCGCAGCGGCCGGTGCTGGTGCTGGCGCCGAACACGCCGGGCTTTCAAAGCGGCCATGACTTTCTGGGAACCGGACGGTATATGCTGCAGTTTGCTGCAAACAAACCCGTCGCAGGTGCAGCCATCATGGACGCGAACGAGTTCACGTTCTACAGCGGACTGAGCAACATTGACTTCGAAATTGGCGCAGGCAATCCCGCTGCGATTGTAGTGCGGTTTCATGTGGCACAGCACTCGTTTCTGGACCACATGCACTTCAGCGTAGGTGAGGGCCGCGCGGCGTTGGAAGACGTCGGCAATCAGGCGGAAAATCTGGACATCGATGGTGGCGAATATGGCATTGTGAGTGTTCGCACCGCGCCGGCCTGGCAGTTTCTGCTGATGGACTCGCGCATCCACGGCCAGCGTCGTGCCGCTATCCACACCCAGGAAGTGGGAATGACGCTGGTGCGCGATGAGATCACCGACGTGCCCGTTGCTATCGAGACGCCGCAGAACATGCCAGAGCAATTCTATGCAAAGGACCTGCTGCTGAAGAACATCAGTAAAACTGCGTTCGTTCTGGGTGACACCACAAGCCAGCACAACCAGGTCACGCTCGATAACATTCTTTGCGACCACGTCGCAGCCTTCGTCGACGATCCGGTTGGAGGATTGAAGTCTGCGGCTATGCCGCGCAGCACGGATCGGTACTACACCGTTGCGAACATGACTGCGGGACAGCAGATTCTGCCAGACGGTCGCGAAGGTGCACTAAGGTTGATCCTGTCTGGCAAGAAGCGTCTGCCGTCTGCGCCAACGCTTCCACCGAGTGACATCCGAGACATGCCACCAGTAAGCAAATGGACGAATGTGCGCACACTGGGGGCAACGGGCGATGGCGGCACAGACGATACCGCAGCACTGCAGCGCGCCATCGACTCGCATCGCGTGTTGTATTTCCCAACAGGCATGTACCGTTTGCGCGGCACGCTGCACACCAAGCCTGACACAGTGCTGGTGGGACTGAATCCCGCAACGGCTGTGCTGATGGTGCAGGATAACGATGCCAACTTCACAGGCACTGGCGCAGCGGTGCCATTGCTGGAGACCGCACCGAACGGGCACGAGATCGTCAGCGGTATTGGTGTGTTCACCGGAGATATTGCGCCCCGTGCCGCGGGCGTGGTGTGGCGGAGCGGATCTCACTCATTGATGCATGACGTGAACTTCCCCGCCGGAATGCGAGTGCGTCCGGCCATCGCTCCAAAGCTTGTGCGTTCGACCGTACCCTTCGCGCAGCGGCCAGATATGCGGGCCTCGCAATACCCCAGCTTGTGGGTACGCGATGGTGGAGGTGGACTATTCCGTGATGTGTGGACGGCGGACACGACAGCTCGTTCCGGTCTGCTGGTGGAACACACGCAAACACCTTCCGTTGCTTACCAGATTTCATGCGAGCACCACATGCAGAACGAGGTGCAGTTTCATGACGCGGCGAACTGGACGGTATACGCCCTGCAGACAGAGGAAGAAAAACCCAATGGGGCAGACGCTACCGCTTTAGAGCTGGTGAATGCAAAGAATATTACCTTCGCGAACCTGTTCAACTACCGCGTCTCGCGCAATGTCATCCCGAAGCTTGCAGCCACCACGGCAAAAGGCTCAGACAACATCCACTTTGCCAATGTCCACGTGTTCAGCATGACGCGTCTGGCTTTTGACAATAGCCTGATCGACGAGGACAACGATACAAAGATTCGAACACATGATTTCACCAGCTTCCTGCTTCATCTCGGCACTCACCCTCCTGTGAAAGAGATGCGTTTGCCGGTCTTCGCGTCCGAGTTGAAGAAGCTCATCTCGGGGTATCGCGACGTATCGGGTCTCACCGTCGATGGTCATGGCACGCTCTACTTTGCGGATGCAACGCTGGCGACTGTCGCACAGTGGGATGAACCCACCGGGACCGCAAAGGTGCTGACCAAGACTGTGCCGGAACCTATGGCACTGGCATGGCCCGGCAGTGGTGACACGCTGCTTGCAGTGGATCGCGACAAGGCTGTCTATAGCGTGAACACAAAGACCGGAGCAGCAGAAAAGCTGACGGACGGTGGCCTGAAGCAAGACGTTCAGTTGCTGATTCCGGTCGGCTTCCACAACGACATAAGCAGCATCCAGCGCCTGGTGGCGCACCAGGGCTTTGTGTACGCCGGGCGCAGCAACATGGCGTTGGTCAGCGCAACGGAAAACGAGCCACGCAGCTACTTCTACGCGCCGGGCACAGACACGGCCGTAATTGCTGGCGGAAGCTGGAAGGGCCTGCAACAGTCAGTGCAACTGAAAGCATTCCGTGTGGGCGACAGCGCGCTTGCAGTCAGCGAAGAAGATGACAAGGTATACCGCGTTTCACTGGATGCATTGACGCATCTCACCGCAACGACGTTCATCCCGCGCAGTGGCACATCTGTGGTGCAGGACGCGGATGGAAACGTGTACGTGGCGGGCGCGCAACTCTTCGTCTATGACCGCGCAGGCAAGCCGCTGGGCACGGTGGAAGTGCCGGAGCGTCCTTCCTCGCTGGCCATCAGCGGCAACACGCTTTACATTGGGGCGCGATCTTCGCTCTACAGCATCACGCTGAAGTCTTCAGCCGCGAAGTAA
- a CDS encoding cupin domain-containing protein, with protein MHALVKAALLIPMSSMAFAQMGPPSTGPQTLAQRIGHTDPAKAMHQTAVHDGAGAVDFRPLLGFNSVDTNLIFFHRGVIEPKSGIGQHFHNKCEEMFVILDGEAQFTVDGHTSLLKGPVAVPDVMGHAHAIYNATDKPVQWLNINVGMSKAYDAFNLGDSRVGATLDPIPQFMSVHFDRALLRPVEKMGGGTGTVQYRRALAPSVFTTTWSYVDHLLLPPGSSVGPATKATISEVYYVMSGSGEAHIGAETAAIHTGDAIPVHTNEAQGFTNNGTEPLELLVVGVAKDFAAKDALLNAPRGRQ; from the coding sequence ATGCACGCACTGGTGAAGGCCGCACTGCTAATACCGATGAGTTCTATGGCATTTGCGCAGATGGGGCCGCCATCAACTGGTCCCCAGACGCTTGCCCAGCGCATCGGTCATACGGATCCTGCGAAGGCCATGCATCAGACCGCGGTGCATGATGGTGCCGGTGCTGTGGACTTTCGCCCACTGCTTGGGTTTAACTCTGTCGACACGAACCTCATCTTCTTCCACCGCGGCGTCATTGAGCCGAAGAGCGGGATCGGGCAGCACTTCCATAACAAGTGTGAAGAGATGTTTGTCATTCTGGATGGCGAGGCGCAGTTCACCGTCGACGGGCACACATCACTGCTGAAGGGGCCGGTTGCCGTGCCTGATGTGATGGGCCACGCCCACGCCATCTACAACGCGACCGACAAGCCTGTACAGTGGCTGAACATCAACGTGGGCATGAGCAAGGCATACGATGCCTTCAATCTCGGTGACTCACGTGTGGGAGCAACACTGGATCCCATTCCGCAGTTTATGTCGGTTCACTTTGATCGCGCGTTGCTGAGGCCGGTGGAGAAGATGGGCGGAGGGACGGGCACGGTGCAGTATCGTCGTGCGCTGGCACCAAGCGTCTTCACCACTACATGGTCGTACGTGGACCACCTGCTGCTGCCCCCGGGTAGTTCTGTTGGGCCAGCCACAAAGGCTACGATCAGCGAAGTCTATTACGTCATGAGCGGCAGCGGCGAGGCACACATTGGTGCGGAGACTGCGGCGATTCACACCGGCGATGCGATCCCGGTACACACCAATGAAGCGCAAGGCTTCACGAACAACGGCACAGAGCCGCTGGAGCTTCTGGTGGTTGGCGTGGCGAAAGACTTCGCCGCAAAGGATGCGTTGTTGAATGCTCCACGCGGACGCCAGTAA
- a CDS encoding MFS transporter: protein MSARGGMKMRWALASWLFVLSAVAFLDRTNVSIAGLQMSKEYALGNQRLGWMASAFLIAYAAFQVPAGWVSAKFGPRRVLALGVVWWGVATALTALLPPSVSHAAAILVALRFGLGIGESVMYPAANQFVMRWFPAQERGFVNGLIFAGVGAGSGLTPPLLTWFILHHGWRSAFWLSAIVGMVAGAIWWWIARDRPDQHPWVAVAEVDEIVGSSTDAHEEKIPWRLMLRRFDLLAMMGAYFGFLYVAWIYFSWFFIYMAQVRGFDMKASARYTMLPFLSMTLFCLLGGKCSDVLARSFGVRVGRCFIAAGASLLTAVFLLLGSQIHNPQLAGLTLALGAGSLYFSQSSYWAASIDIAGISSGVFSSAVNMGGQIGGAVTASLTPWIAHRFGWTTSFGVAAAFAVLSALLWLTVHPEHPLGVERSTQPRNHLAEQTLATQEL from the coding sequence ATGAGTGCAAGAGGCGGTATGAAGATGCGTTGGGCGCTTGCGTCATGGCTGTTCGTGCTGAGCGCTGTCGCGTTCCTTGACCGCACCAACGTATCCATCGCCGGGCTGCAGATGAGCAAGGAATACGCACTTGGCAACCAGCGGCTCGGCTGGATGGCGAGCGCATTTCTCATTGCCTATGCGGCCTTCCAGGTGCCGGCGGGATGGGTCTCTGCGAAGTTCGGCCCTCGTCGCGTGCTGGCTCTCGGCGTGGTGTGGTGGGGCGTGGCAACTGCGCTGACGGCATTGCTTCCGCCATCCGTGTCGCATGCTGCTGCCATCCTGGTTGCACTTCGCTTCGGCCTGGGCATCGGCGAATCTGTCATGTACCCTGCGGCGAACCAGTTTGTCATGCGATGGTTTCCTGCTCAGGAACGAGGCTTCGTAAACGGGCTCATCTTCGCTGGCGTGGGGGCGGGCAGCGGACTTACGCCGCCGTTGTTGACGTGGTTCATCCTTCACCATGGCTGGCGCTCCGCGTTCTGGTTGAGTGCAATCGTTGGTATGGTGGCCGGGGCTATCTGGTGGTGGATTGCACGTGACCGGCCGGATCAGCATCCGTGGGTGGCGGTGGCTGAGGTTGATGAGATTGTCGGCAGTAGTACCGATGCGCACGAGGAGAAGATTCCGTGGCGATTGATGCTGAGGCGCTTCGATCTTCTGGCCATGATGGGCGCTTACTTCGGTTTTCTGTACGTGGCGTGGATCTACTTCAGTTGGTTCTTCATTTACATGGCGCAGGTGCGCGGGTTCGACATGAAGGCCAGCGCCCGCTACACCATGTTGCCGTTCCTCTCCATGACGCTCTTCTGCCTGCTCGGTGGCAAGTGCAGTGACGTGCTTGCACGCAGCTTCGGTGTGCGCGTGGGGCGTTGCTTTATCGCGGCTGGAGCATCTCTGCTGACGGCGGTGTTCTTGTTGCTTGGATCGCAAATCCACAACCCGCAGTTGGCAGGATTGACCCTGGCGTTGGGCGCGGGCTCTCTTTACTTCTCACAAAGCTCGTACTGGGCTGCGTCTATCGATATTGCGGGTATCAGCTCCGGCGTGTTCTCCAGTGCGGTGAATATGGGTGGCCAGATTGGCGGCGCGGTGACAGCTTCGTTGACGCCCTGGATCGCTCATCGTTTTGGCTGGACAACGTCGTTCGGCGTTGCAGCCGCCTTTGCTGTTCTGTCCGCATTGTTGTGGCTCACTGTTCATCCAGAGCATCCGCTTGGTGTCGAAAGGTCAACCCAGCCACGGAACCATCTCGCAGAGCAAACCCTGGCAACGCAAGAGTTGTAA